One Rhizobiales bacterium GAS188 DNA window includes the following coding sequences:
- a CDS encoding glutathione S-transferase: MSVTNDGKAMITVHHLNNSRSQRVLWLLEELGCPYEIIPYQRDPRTLQAPASLRQVHALGKSPVVTDGDRTVAESGAIIAYLVDTHGQGRLVPAAGSAEHLRYSYWLHYAEGSAMPPLLLKLVFTRLAEGPAPFFLRPLLRGIAAKAQKGFIDPQLILHADYWERELGKSSWFAGEEFTAADIQMSFPLEAASARLGFGAERPRLTAFLERIHARPAYQGALEKGGAFAIP; encoded by the coding sequence ATGTCCGTGACCAATGACGGCAAAGCCATGATCACGGTCCACCACCTGAACAATTCTCGGTCGCAGCGTGTGCTGTGGCTCCTCGAGGAGCTCGGCTGCCCCTATGAGATCATCCCCTATCAGCGTGATCCACGTACCCTTCAGGCGCCCGCTTCGCTGCGCCAGGTGCATGCTTTGGGCAAATCGCCCGTCGTCACCGACGGCGACAGGACGGTCGCGGAATCGGGTGCCATCATTGCTTACCTGGTCGACACCCATGGCCAGGGACGCCTGGTGCCCGCTGCCGGCTCGGCGGAGCATCTGCGCTACAGCTACTGGCTGCATTATGCCGAAGGCTCGGCGATGCCGCCCCTGCTGCTCAAGCTCGTCTTCACGCGCCTGGCAGAAGGCCCCGCTCCCTTCTTCCTGCGTCCGTTGCTGCGCGGCATCGCGGCGAAGGCGCAGAAGGGCTTCATCGATCCTCAACTCATACTGCATGCCGACTATTGGGAAAGGGAACTCGGAAAAAGCTCCTGGTTCGCAGGTGAAGAGTTCACGGCGGCCGATATCCAGATGAGCTTCCCGCTCGAAGCTGCGTCCGCGCGCCTCGGCTTCGGCGCCGAGCGGCCGAGGCTTACCGCTTTCCTCGAGCGCATCCATGCGCGCCCGGCCTATCAAGGAGCGCTGGAAAAGGGCGGAGCTTTCGCGATCCCCTGA
- a CDS encoding Murein DD-endopeptidase MepM and murein hydrolase activator NlpD, contain LysM domain, whose protein sequence is MRSDTNRQSSSPLILSRVTVRIAFATLVAMAATGCSSEAMRFSDNPFTSPFGGGTADATPPVPAVPTGKVQSRSLPAVGSQASLSQPDTSIVTGSIRPRASTQPVKQASFGNWSTVGGTTMTLASGDTIATLSSRYGVPETALRGANGLASGANPAPGSQIVIPVYRYGPAVGQSSPAKAVDSATPTLSGHKSEPPRLAATAPAKKPTAESQKAAAVPSEQPAKLKTATAAPPQPAKPKEMAKAEPADDVDPSLATGAVKPDSPQFRWPARGRVISRFGGDGNDGINISVPEGTSVRAAEDGTVAYVGDEIKGYGKLVLVRHSNGWVSAYANNGDLLVKKGEAVKRGQVLAKSGQTGNVASPQLHFELRKGKTPVDPQQFLAGG, encoded by the coding sequence ATGCGTAGTGACACCAATCGGCAGTCTTCGAGCCCTCTGATTTTGTCCCGCGTCACCGTGCGCATCGCCTTCGCGACGCTCGTCGCGATGGCTGCGACCGGCTGCAGCTCGGAAGCGATGCGTTTCTCCGATAATCCGTTTACCAGCCCCTTCGGGGGCGGCACCGCGGATGCGACACCCCCCGTTCCCGCTGTGCCGACCGGCAAGGTTCAGTCGCGCAGCCTGCCGGCCGTCGGCTCGCAGGCCTCGCTCTCCCAGCCCGATACCAGCATCGTTACGGGGTCGATCCGACCGCGCGCCAGCACCCAGCCGGTGAAGCAGGCGAGCTTCGGCAATTGGTCGACTGTCGGGGGCACCACGATGACGCTCGCGTCCGGCGACACCATCGCGACCTTGTCGTCGCGCTACGGCGTGCCCGAGACGGCGCTGCGCGGCGCGAACGGTCTCGCATCCGGCGCCAATCCGGCACCGGGTTCGCAGATCGTCATTCCCGTATATCGCTACGGACCGGCGGTCGGCCAATCGAGCCCGGCCAAGGCGGTCGATTCCGCCACCCCGACTTTGTCGGGCCATAAGAGCGAACCGCCGCGCCTTGCGGCGACCGCCCCTGCCAAGAAGCCAACTGCCGAGTCGCAGAAGGCGGCAGCCGTGCCCTCCGAGCAGCCCGCCAAGCTCAAGACCGCGACCGCTGCGCCGCCTCAGCCGGCCAAGCCCAAGGAGATGGCGAAGGCCGAGCCCGCTGACGATGTCGACCCGTCGCTGGCGACCGGAGCGGTGAAGCCTGACTCGCCGCAATTCCGTTGGCCGGCGCGCGGCCGCGTCATCAGCCGCTTCGGCGGCGACGGCAATGACGGTATCAATATCTCGGTGCCGGAAGGTACGTCGGTGCGCGCCGCCGAGGACGGCACGGTCGCCTATGTGGGCGACGAGATCAAAGGCTATGGCAAGCTGGTGCTGGTGCGCCATTCCAATGGCTGGGTCTCGGCCTATGCCAATAATGGCGACCTGCTCGTCAAGAAGGGCGAGGCCGTGAAACGCGGGCAGGTTCTGGCGAAGTCCGGCCAGACCGGCAATGTCGCCTCGCCGCAGCTGCATTTCGAGCTGCGCAAGGGCAAGACGCCCGTCGATCCCCAACAGTTTCTCGCCGGCGGCTGA
- a CDS encoding protein-L-isoaspartate(D-aspartate) O-methyltransferase, with protein MTMAEPIEDGEGRSIASPRAAETLHLLMRLRARGVGDTLVLRAFEAVPRSFFSPAAYRDLAGRDVALPTGCGQTVGAPSDLALALAALELRKEHHALDIGTGSGYAAAVMGQLAGAVISIERFRTLAIEAERRLEGCGVANVRVVQGDALDEVPAAGPFHRAFIDFAVPEPPPAVARRLVDGAICVFARPDERMCHLVRAEKLAGGGWREELIGLTRVAPPIAGMSRYL; from the coding sequence ATGACGATGGCGGAGCCGATCGAGGACGGTGAAGGCCGCTCGATCGCTTCGCCGCGTGCCGCGGAGACATTGCACCTTTTGATGCGGCTGCGCGCCCGCGGGGTCGGCGACACTCTGGTCCTGCGCGCCTTCGAGGCGGTGCCGCGCAGCTTCTTTTCCCCCGCCGCCTATCGCGACCTTGCGGGGCGCGACGTCGCTCTGCCCACGGGCTGCGGCCAGACTGTCGGCGCCCCCTCGGACCTCGCTTTGGCGCTCGCCGCGCTCGAATTGCGCAAGGAGCATCACGCGCTCGATATCGGCACGGGCTCGGGCTATGCGGCTGCCGTGATGGGGCAGCTGGCGGGGGCGGTGATCTCGATCGAGCGCTTCCGCACCCTCGCCATCGAGGCCGAACGGCGCCTCGAAGGCTGCGGCGTCGCCAATGTGAGGGTGGTGCAGGGCGACGCCCTCGACGAGGTGCCGGCCGCGGGTCCCTTTCATCGGGCCTTCATCGATTTCGCTGTGCCCGAACCGCCGCCGGCCGTGGCGAGGCGGCTCGTGGACGGCGCGATCTGCGTCTTCGCGCGGCCCGATGAGCGGATGTGCCATCTGGTACGCGCCGAAAAGCTCGCAGGCGGCGGCTGGCGCGAGGAATTGATCGGCCTGACCCGGGTCGCGCCGCCGATTGCGGGGATGTCGCGGTATTTGTGA
- a CDS encoding 5'-nucleotidase /3'-nucleotidase /exopolyphosphatase — MRILITNDDGVHAEGLEVCAEVARALSDDVWIVAPETDQSGVAHALSLSDPLRLRQIDEQRFAVKGTPTDCVILAMRHVFKGEKPDLVLSGVNRGQNVAEDVLYSGTVAGAMEGAMLGVPAIALSQAYGPEGRGHLHWDCARQHAVPVLRKLLDAGVPRGTLFNVNFPHCLPAEVTGIEATSQGQRDQTLLSIDERKDGRGNAYFWLGFARGVTRPRPGTDIAALDQKRISVTPLQLNLTNQGLIEDVARTLA, encoded by the coding sequence ATGCGAATTTTGATTACTAATGATGATGGGGTGCATGCCGAGGGGCTGGAGGTGTGCGCCGAAGTGGCACGCGCGCTTTCGGATGATGTGTGGATCGTTGCACCGGAGACCGACCAGAGCGGCGTGGCGCATGCGCTCTCGCTTTCCGATCCGCTGCGCTTGCGCCAGATCGACGAGCAACGCTTCGCGGTGAAGGGCACGCCGACCGATTGCGTCATCCTGGCGATGCGCCACGTCTTCAAGGGCGAGAAGCCGGACCTCGTTCTGTCGGGGGTCAATCGCGGCCAGAACGTCGCCGAGGACGTGTTGTATTCTGGCACCGTCGCCGGCGCCATGGAGGGGGCGATGCTCGGCGTGCCGGCGATCGCCTTGTCGCAAGCCTATGGGCCCGAGGGGCGCGGCCATCTGCATTGGGATTGCGCGCGCCAGCACGCCGTGCCGGTGCTGCGCAAGCTGCTCGATGCAGGCGTGCCGCGCGGCACGCTGTTCAACGTCAACTTCCCCCATTGCCTGCCCGCCGAGGTGACCGGCATCGAGGCGACGTCGCAGGGCCAGCGCGACCAGACGCTGCTCTCGATCGACGAGCGCAAGGATGGTCGCGGCAACGCTTATTTCTGGCTCGGCTTCGCGCGCGGCGTGACCAGGCCGAGACCCGGCACCGATATCGCGGCGCTCGATCAGAAGCGCATTTCGGTCACCCCCCTGCAGCTCAACCTGACCAATCAGGGGCTGATCGAGGACGTGGCGCGGACACTCGCATGA